In one Sphingobacterium daejeonense genomic region, the following are encoded:
- a CDS encoding DUF4133 domain-containing protein produces the protein MNSYNINKGIGRTVEFKGLKAQYLFIFAGGLLGTLIFVMILYMAGVSNYVCLFLGAGGASLIVWQTFSLNRKYREHGLMKVGARKRHPRYIICRKPVRRYLKFTPKPKAV, from the coding sequence ATGAACAGTTATAACATTAACAAAGGCATTGGCAGGACAGTGGAATTTAAAGGGCTGAAAGCCCAATACCTGTTCATATTCGCTGGTGGTCTGCTCGGTACGCTCATCTTCGTGATGATATTGTATATGGCTGGCGTAAGTAATTACGTCTGCCTGTTTCTCGGAGCTGGCGGTGCTTCGCTCATTGTATGGCAGACCTTTTCGCTGAACCGAAAGTACAGAGAACACGGACTAATGAAAGTAGGTGCGAGAAAACGACACCCTCGCTACATTATTTGTCGTAAGCCTGTACGCAGGTATTTAAAATTCACTCCTAAACCGAAAGCCGTATGA
- a CDS encoding DUF4134 domain-containing protein produces MLSGMGAFAQGNGSAGINEATQMVTSYFDPATQLIYAIGAVVGLIGGVKVYNKFSSGDPDTSKTAASWFGACIFLIVAATILRSFFL; encoded by the coding sequence ATGCTGTCAGGAATGGGTGCGTTCGCACAGGGAAACGGGTCGGCAGGTATCAACGAGGCTACCCAAATGGTAACGTCTTATTTCGACCCTGCCACCCAACTCATTTATGCGATTGGGGCGGTTGTCGGCTTAATCGGAGGTGTTAAGGTGTACAACAAATTCAGCTCGGGCGACCCCGACACATCGAAGACGGCGGCTTCGTGGTTCGGTGCGTGTATCTTCCTGATTGTTGCGGCTACTATCCTGCGTTCATTCTTCCTGTAA
- a CDS encoding TonB-dependent receptor has product MKKIVFVSFFMTLNLCVFAQNILNAVIRNSENKNLLIGVTASIKGTSLAATSNENGLIIIENIPDGIQEIHFSYIGFNDYIDTLEFPLADNSPIEILLKESSEELEEVVISSTRSTRSIQNIPTRIEFIGSEELGEKGNMKPGDIRMLLAESTGIHVQTTSPTSANASIRIQGLDGRYTQILKDGFPIYSGASSGLGLLQIPPLDLKQVEVIKGSTSTLYGGGAIAGLVNLISKTPTYERDLGFHLNGTSGRGLDINGFYGQRFNKIGTTIFASHNRNAAYDPAKNGLSAIPQFERYVLNPKLFVYFNEKTKLNFGINTTIESRLGGDMLYIKGNGDNTNQYFEENKTQRYSTQFIFDHIINENSTVQVKNSVSYFNRNTTIPNYKFEGTQTASFTEANYTNSTEKSEWVTGINIWTDNFKEKQIMASPLRDYNQTTFGAFVQNSFNATDWFQLETGFRTDYVVDYGVVFLPRVSALFHIAEGLTSRVGGGFGYKTPTIFTEESERLQYQNVIPIDDKTNKLEKSYGANADINYRTYIGEDWSFSINQLFFYTYLDNPLLLENSSANLYQFVNSPGYIHTKGTETNIKIGYDDLKLFLGYTYTDARLHHNGTTVESPLTPKHRINSILMYEIEDKWKIGLEAYYFSRQKLNNGTTGKDYFITGFMAEKIWERFSLYINFENFLDTRQTRFDSIYTGTITNPVFKDNYAPLDGFVINGGIKFKL; this is encoded by the coding sequence ATGAAAAAAATAGTCTTTGTGTCATTTTTTATGACACTAAATCTCTGTGTATTTGCACAAAACATTTTAAATGCTGTTATTAGAAACAGTGAAAACAAAAATCTTTTGATTGGAGTGACAGCATCTATAAAAGGAACCTCGCTTGCCGCTACATCAAACGAAAACGGTCTCATCATAATAGAAAATATTCCTGATGGGATACAGGAAATACATTTTAGCTATATCGGTTTTAACGACTATATAGATACATTGGAATTTCCATTAGCTGACAACAGTCCTATTGAAATCTTACTCAAAGAAAGTTCAGAGGAGTTAGAGGAAGTTGTCATTTCATCCACAAGAAGCACAAGGAGTATACAAAATATCCCTACCCGTATTGAATTTATTGGAAGTGAAGAACTGGGCGAAAAAGGGAACATGAAACCGGGAGATATTCGTATGCTTTTAGCGGAAAGCACAGGTATTCACGTACAAACCACTTCGCCTACCAGTGCCAATGCAAGTATTCGTATTCAGGGACTTGATGGAAGATATACACAAATCCTGAAAGACGGTTTCCCCATTTATTCAGGTGCTTCAAGTGGATTGGGTTTGTTACAGATACCACCACTTGACCTCAAACAAGTAGAAGTCATCAAAGGCTCTACATCTACACTATATGGAGGCGGAGCAATAGCTGGACTGGTCAATCTGATTTCCAAAACGCCGACCTATGAGAGAGATTTAGGTTTTCACCTCAATGGAACATCCGGCAGGGGTTTGGATATAAACGGCTTTTATGGACAAAGGTTTAATAAAATTGGAACAACTATATTTGCTTCCCATAACCGTAACGCAGCTTATGATCCTGCTAAGAACGGACTATCCGCTATTCCACAATTCGAACGCTATGTACTGAATCCGAAGCTCTTCGTTTATTTCAATGAAAAGACGAAACTGAACTTCGGTATCAACACAACGATCGAGAGCCGTTTGGGAGGTGATATGCTTTACATCAAAGGAAATGGAGATAATACAAACCAATATTTTGAGGAAAATAAAACACAACGCTATTCCACACAATTTATTTTCGACCATATCATCAATGAAAACAGTACTGTTCAAGTCAAAAATAGTGTAAGTTATTTTAACCGAAATACTACCATTCCAAACTATAAGTTTGAGGGAACACAAACAGCAAGTTTTACCGAAGCCAACTACACCAACAGTACTGAAAAATCGGAATGGGTCACAGGTATTAATATTTGGACGGATAATTTCAAAGAAAAGCAGATTATGGCATCTCCGTTGAGAGATTATAATCAGACTACATTCGGTGCTTTTGTACAAAATTCTTTTAATGCTACGGATTGGTTTCAATTGGAAACAGGTTTTAGAACGGATTATGTTGTGGATTATGGGGTGGTATTCTTACCGAGAGTTTCGGCTCTATTCCACATTGCCGAGGGCTTAACTTCACGAGTTGGTGGTGGATTTGGCTATAAAACACCTACCATTTTTACGGAAGAAAGCGAACGCCTACAATATCAAAATGTAATCCCCATTGACGACAAGACCAATAAATTGGAAAAAAGTTATGGAGCAAATGCAGACATCAATTACCGCACCTACATTGGGGAAGATTGGTCATTTAGCATAAATCAATTGTTCTTTTACACCTATTTGGATAATCCCTTGTTACTTGAAAACTCCTCGGCAAATCTGTATCAGTTTGTTAATTCTCCTGGCTACATCCATACCAAAGGAACAGAAACCAATATTAAAATTGGTTATGATGACCTGAAATTGTTTTTGGGTTATACCTATACAGATGCCCGATTACACCATAATGGAACGACTGTAGAAAGCCCTTTAACACCAAAACACCGCATTAATTCCATCCTGATGTATGAAATAGAAGACAAATGGAAAATTGGTCTGGAAGCCTATTATTTCAGTCGCCAAAAACTGAATAATGGAACTACGGGCAAAGATTACTTTATTACTGGATTTATGGCTGAAAAGATTTGGGAAAGATTTTCTCTGTACATCAACTTTGAAAACTTCCTCGACACCCGACAAACACGCTTTGACAGCATTTATACAGGAACAATAACCAATCCAGTTTTTAAAGACAATTATGCACCTTTGGACGGATTTGTGATTAACGGAGGAATAAAATTTAAGCTTTAA
- a CDS encoding cation transporter, with protein sequence MEKTIFNITKMDCPSEEQLIRMKLQDFDTVKGLEFDIANRKLDVYHDGNPEPIFLALGTLNLNTTLVSTEKSNFVVETDTSNKQRKLLWIVLIINFLFFGLEMLFGVFSGSMGLVADSLDMLADSVVYALALIAVGGTIALKNNIARFAGYFQVLLAIIGFVEVIRRCMGIEAMPDFKTMIVVSVLALIANVFCLYLLQKNKSKEAHMQASMIFTSNDVIINSGVIVAGLLVNWLNSSYPDLIIGAIVFVIVARGAYRILKLAK encoded by the coding sequence ATGGAAAAAACCATATTCAATATAACTAAAATGGATTGCCCAAGCGAGGAGCAATTAATCCGTATGAAACTGCAAGACTTTGATACGGTAAAAGGATTGGAATTCGATATAGCCAATAGAAAATTAGACGTTTATCACGATGGAAACCCAGAGCCAATTTTTTTGGCTCTGGGAACACTGAATCTAAATACGACATTGGTTTCAACCGAAAAAAGTAATTTCGTTGTTGAAACAGATACAAGCAACAAGCAACGGAAATTACTTTGGATCGTATTGATTATCAACTTCCTGTTCTTTGGATTGGAAATGTTATTCGGTGTTTTTTCAGGCTCAATGGGGTTGGTAGCCGATAGTTTGGATATGCTTGCCGACAGTGTCGTTTACGCATTGGCATTAATCGCCGTGGGTGGAACAATCGCTTTAAAAAACAACATCGCCAGATTTGCAGGATACTTCCAAGTCTTACTGGCTATTATAGGTTTCGTTGAAGTAATCAGACGTTGTATGGGAATTGAAGCTATGCCCGATTTCAAGACAATGATTGTCGTTTCAGTTTTAGCATTGATTGCAAACGTATTTTGCCTTTATCTTTTACAAAAGAACAAAAGTAAAGAAGCGCATATGCAGGCTTCGATGATATTCACATCAAATGATGTCATTATCAATTCGGGAGTTATTGTTGCTGGTCTTTTAGTTAATTGGCTCAATTCAAGTTATCCAGATTTGATTATTGGAGCTATTGTATTTGTAATTGTAGCAAGAGGGGCTTACAGAATATTGAAGTTGGCAAAGTAA
- a CDS encoding DUF3408 domain-containing protein, whose protein sequence is MSTDKRRKDFDKPDVDEELIMNIMSGNQSVTIPEVIQQQKIQKETKPKARNSSLKKVDYEETFLVNRFPSGRNGKVVYIRPEYHERLLRIVQLTREEKTTLYSYIDNILEHHFREYGDDITDYFNERFKPIL, encoded by the coding sequence ATGTCAACAGATAAGAGAAGAAAAGATTTTGATAAGCCCGATGTTGATGAAGAATTAATCATGAATATCATGAGTGGTAATCAATCTGTTACTATACCCGAAGTTATTCAACAACAGAAAATACAGAAGGAAACAAAACCAAAAGCCCGCAATAGCTCCCTAAAGAAGGTGGATTATGAGGAGACATTTCTGGTCAATCGTTTTCCTTCAGGTCGAAACGGAAAGGTCGTTTACATTCGTCCAGAATATCACGAAAGGTTGTTACGTATAGTACAATTAACAAGAGAAGAAAAGACTACACTCTATTCTTATATCGACAACATTCTTGAACACCATTTTAGAGAGTACGGGGACGATATTACAGATTATTTCAACGAACGTTTTAAACCAATTTTATAG
- a CDS encoding ParA family protein, which translates to METKKKTLKISFSTPKGGVGKSTMTALLSSVLHYRLAFNVLVMDCDFPQHSLANMRERDLKTIMQNDYHKRAAMKLYQSINKKAYPIISCKPEDALSKALEYVNQSAIEPDITFFDLPGTANTKGVLTTLRTMDFIFSPISADRLVMESTLSFTKAFLGLPETEESNEDQKMWMFWNQVDGREKTGIYEAYQSVINELDLSVMNSRIMDSKRFRKETDDTPNSVFRSSLLPAEPQLMKVTRLDLFIEEFLKIVNL; encoded by the coding sequence ATGGAAACAAAAAAGAAAACTTTAAAAATTAGTTTTTCAACGCCTAAAGGCGGTGTTGGAAAATCTACTATGACCGCATTACTTTCAAGTGTATTGCATTATCGTTTAGCTTTTAATGTCCTTGTAATGGATTGTGATTTCCCACAACACAGCTTAGCCAATATGAGGGAAAGGGATTTGAAAACTATTATGCAGAATGATTACCACAAAAGAGCTGCAATGAAGTTGTATCAAAGTATCAATAAAAAAGCATATCCGATTATCAGTTGTAAACCGGAGGATGCCTTGTCAAAGGCTTTAGAATACGTAAATCAATCTGCAATAGAGCCTGATATAACTTTTTTTGATCTTCCCGGAACAGCTAATACAAAAGGTGTGCTCACGACCTTAAGAACAATGGATTTTATTTTTTCTCCAATTAGTGCTGACCGTCTAGTTATGGAAAGTACACTGAGCTTTACTAAAGCATTCCTTGGCTTGCCCGAAACGGAGGAGAGTAATGAAGATCAGAAAATGTGGATGTTTTGGAATCAGGTAGATGGTCGAGAGAAAACAGGAATATACGAGGCTTATCAAAGCGTTATTAACGAACTCGATTTATCTGTGATGAATTCTCGGATAATGGATAGTAAACGTTTCAGAAAAGAGACGGACGATACACCGAACAGTGTATTTCGGTCAAGTCTGTTACCTGCCGAACCTCAACTAATGAAAGTAACGAGACTGGATTTATTTATTGAAGAATTTTTAAAAATTGTTAATCTCTAA
- the mobB gene encoding conjugal transfer protein MobB has product MIAKIGRSANLYGALAYNQLKVENENGQILFANKIIETANGHYSVAQLAQSFAPYLIANRNTEKHTLHISLNPDPKDNVDDDKFREMAEEYMREMGYGEQPFVVFKHTDIDRSHIHIVSVCVDEQGVKISDSFEKMRSMCVCRELERKHGLIPATDKERNHNDKVFRPVDYRASDIKSQIASVIRHLPNYYQYQTLGEYNALLSLFNITTEKVEGELHGKAQQGLLYIPLNEKGEKAGHPFKASFFGKNAGLPALELHFAKCKTTLKDTATKQTLKSAVTIALQSTVDELSFKKQLGEQGINVVIRRNDTGRIYGMSFIDHNSKSVWNGSRLAKELSANTFNDYWNNNIKAEIKEPVAPLPKLSKPTDTEDLPAEEPHHLFDFLNTEKHEDGLIEAFGGLLIPEAQGEDYEEQDFANRMKKKKRRL; this is encoded by the coding sequence ATGATTGCGAAAATTGGTAGAAGCGCAAATTTATACGGAGCCTTGGCATATAATCAGCTCAAAGTGGAGAACGAAAATGGACAAATTTTGTTCGCCAATAAGATAATTGAAACTGCTAACGGACATTATTCCGTAGCACAATTAGCCCAATCTTTTGCTCCTTATCTCATCGCCAACCGCAATACCGAGAAACATACGTTGCATATTTCGCTCAATCCTGATCCCAAGGATAATGTAGATGATGATAAGTTTAGGGAAATGGCGGAAGAATATATGCGTGAAATGGGTTACGGCGAACAGCCTTTTGTGGTCTTCAAACATACCGATATTGACCGTAGTCATATCCATATCGTATCGGTCTGCGTGGACGAACAGGGCGTGAAAATTTCGGATAGTTTTGAGAAAATGCGGTCTATGTGTGTATGCCGTGAACTGGAAAGAAAACACGGTCTGATACCCGCAACGGACAAAGAACGTAATCACAATGATAAGGTTTTTCGTCCGGTGGATTATCGGGCAAGTGATATAAAAAGTCAGATTGCTTCGGTCATTCGCCACTTGCCGAACTATTATCAATACCAAACTTTGGGAGAATACAATGCTTTGCTTTCCCTGTTCAATATTACCACCGAGAAAGTGGAGGGAGAATTACACGGAAAGGCACAGCAGGGTTTATTGTACATTCCATTGAATGAGAAAGGCGAAAAAGCAGGACATCCGTTCAAGGCTTCGTTTTTCGGAAAGAACGCAGGGCTTCCGGCTTTGGAATTGCATTTTGCGAAATGCAAAACAACCCTGAAAGATACCGCAACCAAACAGACTTTAAAATCAGCCGTTACCATTGCCCTGCAATCAACGGTTGACGAATTGAGCTTTAAAAAACAGTTAGGCGAGCAAGGTATCAATGTAGTGATACGCAGAAACGATACCGGACGAATTTACGGTATGTCGTTCATTGACCACAACTCTAAAAGCGTTTGGAACGGTTCACGATTGGCAAAAGAACTTTCTGCCAATACCTTTAATGATTATTGGAACAATAATATCAAAGCGGAGATTAAAGAGCCAGTTGCACCCCTACCAAAATTGTCCAAACCAACTGATACGGAGGATTTACCTGCGGAAGAACCACATCATTTGTTCGACTTCTTAAAT